A window from Trinickia violacea encodes these proteins:
- a CDS encoding efflux RND transporter periplasmic adaptor subunit, with protein sequence MSQRFTRSRIAIAATATLVVAAIGTFGAIRVNASAPAHAAASTAPEVDVADVLNRTVTDWQSYSGRMEAIDRVEIRPLVSGTIVSVNFKDGALVKQGDVLFVIDPRPYQAEVDRTAAQVAAAQARVGYTQTDWERAQRLITDNAIAKRDYDQKQNDAREAAANLKAAQAALETAQINLGYTKIVAPVSGRVSRAEITLGNIVSAGASSPPLTTLVSVSPIYASFDVDEQTYLQYIGNARNGHDVPVQLGLANESGYSRSGTIASVDNRLDTSSGTIRVRARFDNADGALVPGLYARIKVGGGAPHQALLVDDVAIGTDQDKKYVLTVDANGHVSYREVTLGQQQGNLRVITAGLKAGDRIVVNGLQRVRPGAEVRVHMVPMTDDSDPNAADANANASNGAKGAPLAQRPASKETNS encoded by the coding sequence ATGTCTCAGCGTTTTACTCGCTCACGCATCGCCATAGCCGCTACCGCAACGCTCGTCGTTGCCGCAATCGGTACGTTCGGCGCGATCCGCGTCAATGCCAGCGCGCCGGCTCATGCGGCGGCGTCCACGGCGCCGGAAGTCGATGTCGCCGACGTTTTGAATCGAACCGTCACCGACTGGCAATCGTATTCCGGCCGGATGGAAGCGATCGATCGCGTCGAAATCCGGCCGCTCGTGTCGGGCACGATCGTGTCCGTGAACTTCAAGGACGGCGCGCTCGTGAAGCAAGGCGACGTGCTGTTCGTGATCGACCCGCGTCCGTACCAGGCTGAAGTCGATCGCACGGCGGCCCAGGTCGCCGCCGCGCAGGCGCGCGTCGGCTACACGCAAACCGATTGGGAGCGCGCACAGCGCCTGATCACCGATAACGCCATTGCCAAGCGCGACTACGACCAGAAGCAGAACGACGCGCGCGAAGCGGCCGCGAACCTGAAGGCTGCGCAAGCCGCACTCGAAACCGCGCAGATCAATCTCGGCTATACGAAGATCGTCGCGCCGGTGTCGGGCCGCGTGTCGCGCGCCGAGATCACGCTCGGCAACATCGTCTCGGCAGGCGCAAGCTCGCCGCCGCTGACGACGCTCGTGTCCGTCTCGCCGATCTACGCCTCGTTCGACGTCGACGAGCAAACGTATCTGCAATACATCGGCAACGCGAGAAACGGCCACGACGTGCCCGTCCAGCTCGGCCTCGCGAACGAATCGGGCTACTCGCGCAGCGGCACGATCGCGTCGGTCGACAACCGGCTCGATACGTCGTCGGGCACGATCCGTGTGCGTGCGCGCTTCGACAACGCCGACGGCGCGCTCGTGCCGGGCCTCTACGCGCGGATCAAGGTCGGTGGCGGTGCGCCGCATCAGGCGCTGCTGGTGGACGACGTGGCGATCGGCACCGATCAGGACAAGAAGTATGTGCTGACAGTCGACGCAAACGGCCATGTGTCGTATCGCGAGGTCACGCTCGGCCAGCAGCAGGGCAACTTGCGCGTGATCACCGCGGGCCTGAAGGCGGGCGACCGGATCGTCGTCAACGGCTTGCAGCGCGTGCGTCCGGGTGCGGAGGTGCGCGTGCATATGGTGCCGATGACTGACGACAGCGATCCGAACGCAGCGGACGCTAACGCCAATGCGTCGAACGGTGCGAAGGGCGCGCCGCTGGCGCAACGTCCGGCATCGAAAGAGACGAACTCTTGA
- a CDS encoding efflux transporter outer membrane subunit, with protein MKRFDSVTGWTRMARGALLSGLMLSLLAACAVGPKYQRPDVQAPAAFKEAPAANAQNEGTWKVAEPADDAHRGQWWTIFGDAKLNDLEQQALAANQDLKAAAARVQQSRALLASARSAWFPQIDAGFGPTREHASPASQFLPQNSGGVATTLWRAQTTVSYEADLFGRVSSNVAASRADAQQSEALFRSVQLSLQADVAANYFSLRELDTEQDLYRRTVALREDGLQLVERRFKEGDISELDVAQARNSLATARADAVGIARQRAASEHSLAILLGKAPADFSFPETPLDPVTARVPPGLPSALLERRPDVAAAERAMQAANARIGLAKSAYFPQLDITGAFGFESATLGDLFKWSSRAFLLGPIAGTALTMPLFDGGKRKAGVQQANAQYDENVAQYRQQVLIAFREVEDNLSDLRLLDDQIHQQNEAVAASERASHLSDTQYKEGEVDYLNVLDGERTVLVSQVQASQLNGAQAVATVNLIRALGGGWGEVKAEDVGAADPGGAHERSPNYPRS; from the coding sequence ATGAAACGATTTGATTCTGTTACCGGGTGGACGCGCATGGCGCGCGGTGCGCTCCTGAGCGGATTGATGCTCAGCTTGCTCGCGGCCTGCGCGGTGGGGCCGAAGTACCAACGGCCAGACGTTCAGGCGCCGGCGGCCTTCAAGGAAGCGCCGGCCGCCAACGCGCAAAACGAGGGAACGTGGAAAGTCGCCGAGCCGGCCGATGACGCGCATCGCGGGCAATGGTGGACGATCTTCGGCGACGCGAAGCTCAACGATCTGGAACAGCAGGCGCTTGCCGCCAACCAGGATTTGAAGGCGGCGGCCGCACGCGTGCAGCAATCGCGCGCGCTGCTCGCATCGGCTCGCTCCGCTTGGTTCCCGCAGATCGATGCGGGCTTCGGCCCGACGCGCGAGCATGCGTCTCCGGCTTCGCAATTCCTGCCGCAGAATTCCGGAGGCGTGGCAACGACGCTATGGCGCGCCCAGACGACCGTCTCTTACGAGGCGGACTTGTTCGGCCGCGTGAGCTCGAATGTGGCGGCGTCGCGCGCCGATGCACAGCAGAGCGAAGCGCTGTTCCGTTCGGTGCAGCTCTCGCTGCAAGCGGATGTGGCGGCGAATTACTTCTCGCTGCGCGAGCTGGATACGGAGCAAGACCTGTATCGCCGCACGGTCGCCTTGCGTGAAGACGGCTTGCAGCTCGTCGAGCGGCGCTTCAAGGAAGGCGACATCAGCGAGCTCGATGTCGCGCAGGCGAGGAACTCGCTGGCGACCGCGCGTGCGGATGCGGTCGGCATTGCGCGGCAGCGCGCGGCGTCGGAGCATAGCCTCGCGATTCTGCTCGGGAAGGCGCCCGCCGATTTCTCGTTCCCGGAGACGCCGCTCGATCCGGTGACAGCGCGCGTGCCGCCGGGCTTGCCATCGGCGCTGCTCGAACGCCGCCCCGATGTCGCGGCAGCGGAGCGTGCGATGCAGGCAGCGAATGCGCGTATCGGTCTCGCGAAATCCGCGTATTTCCCGCAGCTCGATATCACGGGTGCGTTCGGCTTCGAGTCGGCGACCTTGGGCGATTTGTTCAAGTGGTCGAGCCGCGCGTTCCTGCTCGGGCCGATTGCCGGAACCGCATTGACGATGCCGCTGTTCGACGGCGGAAAGCGCAAGGCGGGTGTCCAGCAGGCCAATGCGCAGTACGACGAGAACGTCGCGCAGTATCGCCAGCAGGTGCTCATCGCGTTCCGCGAAGTCGAAGACAACCTTTCCGATCTGCGTTTGCTCGACGATCAGATTCACCAGCAGAACGAGGCGGTCGCGGCCTCGGAGCGGGCGTCGCATCTATCGGACACGCAGTACAAGGAAGGCGAGGTCGACTATCTCAACGTACTCGACGGCGAGCGCACGGTGCTGGTCTCGCAGGTTCAGGCGAGCCAGCTCAACGGCGCGCAGGCGGTGGCGACGGTCAATCTGATTCGCGCGCTGGGCGGCGGTTGGGGGGAGGTGAAGGCCGAAGACGTTGGCGCGGCCGATCCGGGTGGTGCCCACGAACGGTCGCCGAATTACCCGCGCTCCTGA
- a CDS encoding efflux RND transporter permease subunit: MNISKFFIDRPIFAGVLSVLILLAGVISLFQLPISEYPEVVPPSVVVHAQYPGANPKVIAETVASPLEEQINGVENMLYMQSQANSDGNLTLTVTFKLGTDPDKAQQLVQNRVSQALPRLPDDVQRLGVTTIKSSPTLTMVVHLISPDNRYDMTYLRNYALINVKDRLERIAGVGEVQLWGSGDYAMRVWLDPQKVAEHNMTATDVVNAIREQNVQVAAGVIGGSPSGPDVPLQLSVNARGRLQTEEQFRDIILKTSPDGGVTYLRDVARVELAASEYGLRSLLDNKPAVALAINQQPGANSLQISDQVREAMKDLKQDFPAGVDYKIVYDPTQFVRSSIHAVIHTLLEAIALVVIVVIVFLQTWRASIIPLVAVPVSIVGTFSLLLGFGFSINALSLFGMVLAIGIVVDDAIVVVENVERNISEGLSAREATYKAMREVSGPIIAIALTLVAVFVPLAFMSGLTGEFYKQFAMTIAISTVISAFNSLTLSPALSALLLRGHDEPADWLTRAMNKVFGGFFARFNQVFHRGSGAYGKGVRGVLGRKGAMLGIYAVLLGATVFVTHIVPGGFVPAQDKEYLIAFAQLPNGASLDRTEKVIRDMGAVALKQPGVESAVAFPGLSVNGFTNSSSAGIVFVTLKPFDERKGKALSAGAIAGALNQQYAGMKDAFIAVFPPPPVLGLGTLGGFKLQIEDRGALGYAQLDDATQAFIKRAQSAPELGPLFTSYQINVPQLNVDLDRVKAKQLGVPVTDVFDTLQTYLGSLYVNDFNRFGRVYQVRVQADAPFRAHSDDILNLKTRNASGDMVPLSSLVKVTPTFGPEMVVRYNGYTAADVNGGPAPGYSSGQAQAAIERIAHETLPRGVKFEWTDLTYQQVLAGNSAIWVFPISVLLVFLVLAALYESLTLPLAVILIVPMSVLSALAGVWLTQGDNNIFTQIGLMVLVGLASKNAILIVEFARELEHDGRTPLAAAIEASRLRLRPILMTSIAFIMGVVPLVLSSGAGSEMRHAMGIAVFFGMLGVTLFGLMLTPVFYVVLRTLAGGKIHVAQKDSPHVGVAAAD; this comes from the coding sequence ATGAACATATCCAAATTCTTTATCGATCGACCGATCTTTGCAGGGGTGCTATCGGTTCTGATCCTGCTGGCCGGCGTGATTTCGCTGTTCCAGCTGCCGATCTCGGAGTATCCCGAGGTCGTGCCGCCTTCGGTGGTCGTGCACGCGCAGTATCCGGGCGCGAACCCGAAGGTGATCGCCGAAACGGTGGCTTCTCCGCTCGAGGAGCAGATCAACGGCGTCGAGAACATGCTGTACATGCAGTCGCAAGCGAATAGCGACGGGAATCTCACGCTGACGGTCACGTTCAAGCTCGGCACCGATCCGGACAAGGCGCAGCAGCTCGTGCAGAACCGCGTGTCGCAAGCGCTGCCGCGCCTGCCCGACGACGTGCAGCGCCTCGGTGTCACGACGATCAAAAGCTCGCCGACGCTCACGATGGTCGTGCACTTGATCTCGCCGGACAACCGCTATGACATGACGTATCTGCGCAACTACGCGCTGATCAACGTGAAGGATCGTCTCGAGCGGATAGCCGGCGTGGGCGAAGTGCAGCTGTGGGGCTCGGGCGACTACGCGATGCGTGTCTGGCTCGATCCGCAGAAGGTGGCCGAGCACAACATGACGGCGACCGACGTGGTCAACGCGATCCGCGAACAGAACGTGCAAGTGGCGGCCGGTGTGATCGGCGGCTCGCCGTCGGGTCCGGACGTGCCGCTGCAACTGTCGGTGAACGCGCGCGGACGCCTGCAAACGGAAGAGCAGTTTCGCGACATCATCCTGAAGACTTCGCCCGACGGCGGCGTGACGTATCTGCGCGATGTCGCGCGCGTCGAACTGGCGGCATCGGAATACGGCCTGCGTTCGCTGCTCGACAACAAGCCGGCGGTGGCGCTCGCGATCAACCAGCAACCGGGCGCGAACTCGCTGCAGATCTCGGATCAAGTGCGCGAGGCGATGAAGGACTTGAAGCAGGACTTCCCGGCGGGCGTCGACTACAAGATCGTCTATGACCCGACGCAGTTCGTGCGTTCGAGCATCCACGCCGTGATCCACACGCTGCTCGAAGCGATCGCGCTCGTCGTGATCGTGGTGATCGTGTTCCTGCAGACGTGGCGTGCATCGATTATTCCGCTCGTCGCGGTGCCGGTGTCGATCGTCGGTACGTTCTCGCTCTTGCTTGGCTTCGGGTTCTCGATCAACGCGCTATCGCTGTTCGGGATGGTGCTCGCGATCGGGATCGTGGTCGACGATGCGATCGTGGTGGTCGAGAACGTCGAGCGCAACATCTCGGAGGGCCTGAGCGCGCGGGAGGCGACTTACAAGGCGATGCGCGAAGTGAGCGGGCCGATCATCGCGATTGCGCTGACGCTCGTGGCCGTGTTCGTTCCGCTTGCCTTCATGAGCGGCCTGACGGGCGAGTTCTACAAGCAGTTCGCGATGACCATCGCGATCTCCACGGTGATCTCCGCGTTCAACTCGCTGACGCTTTCGCCGGCATTGTCCGCCTTGCTGTTGCGCGGCCACGATGAGCCCGCAGACTGGCTCACGCGTGCAATGAACAAAGTGTTCGGCGGCTTCTTCGCGCGGTTCAACCAGGTGTTCCATCGCGGTTCGGGCGCATACGGCAAGGGCGTGCGCGGCGTGCTGGGCCGCAAGGGGGCGATGCTCGGCATCTACGCGGTGCTGCTCGGCGCAACGGTGTTCGTCACCCACATCGTGCCCGGCGGCTTCGTGCCCGCGCAGGACAAGGAGTATCTGATCGCGTTCGCGCAGCTGCCTAACGGTGCATCGCTCGACCGTACCGAGAAGGTGATTCGCGACATGGGCGCCGTGGCGCTCAAGCAGCCGGGGGTCGAAAGCGCGGTGGCGTTCCCGGGCTTGTCGGTGAACGGCTTCACGAACAGCTCGAGCGCGGGCATCGTGTTCGTCACGCTCAAGCCGTTCGACGAACGCAAGGGCAAGGCATTGTCGGCAGGCGCGATTGCAGGGGCGCTCAATCAGCAGTATGCGGGCATGAAGGACGCGTTCATCGCCGTGTTCCCGCCGCCGCCGGTGCTCGGCCTCGGTACGCTCGGCGGCTTCAAGCTGCAGATCGAAGACCGCGGCGCGCTCGGCTACGCGCAGCTCGACGACGCGACGCAGGCGTTCATCAAGCGCGCGCAATCAGCGCCGGAACTCGGGCCGCTCTTTACGAGCTATCAGATCAACGTGCCGCAATTGAACGTCGATCTCGACCGCGTGAAGGCGAAGCAGCTCGGCGTGCCCGTGACGGACGTGTTCGACACGCTGCAGACCTATCTCGGCTCGCTGTACGTGAACGACTTCAACCGTTTCGGCCGCGTGTATCAGGTGCGCGTGCAAGCGGATGCGCCGTTCCGCGCCCACTCCGACGACATCCTGAACCTGAAGACGCGCAACGCCTCCGGTGACATGGTGCCGCTGTCGTCGCTCGTGAAGGTGACGCCGACGTTCGGCCCCGAGATGGTGGTGCGTTACAACGGCTACACGGCGGCGGACGTGAACGGCGGCCCGGCGCCCGGCTATTCGTCGGGCCAGGCGCAGGCGGCGATCGAACGGATCGCGCACGAAACGCTGCCGCGCGGCGTGAAGTTCGAATGGACCGACCTGACGTATCAGCAAGTGCTGGCCGGCAACTCGGCGATCTGGGTGTTCCCGATCAGCGTGCTGCTCGTGTTCCTCGTGCTCGCGGCGTTGTATGAAAGCCTGACGCTGCCGCTCGCGGTGATCCTGATCGTGCCGATGAGCGTGCTGTCCGCGCTGGCGGGCGTGTGGCTCACGCAAGGCGACAACAACATCTTCACGCAAATCGGCTTGATGGTGCTGGTGGGGCTCGCCTCGAAGAACGCGATTCTGATCGTGGAATTCGCACGTGAACTCGAACATGACGGACGCACGCCGCTTGCCGCGGCAATCGAAGCGAGCCGTCTGCGGCTGCGCCCGATCCTGATGACGTCGATCGCTTTCATCATGGGCGTGGTGCCGCTGGTGCTGTCGTCGGGCGCGGGTTCGGAGATGCGGCACGCGATGGGCATAGCCGTGTTCTTCGGGATGCTCGGTGTGACGCTGTTCGGTTTGATGCTGACGCCGGTGTTCTACGTGGTGCTGCGCACGCTGGCTGGCGGCAAGATCCACGTCGCACAGAAAGATTCGCCGCATGTCGGCGTGGCGGCTGCGGATTGA